The following coding sequences lie in one Myxococcales bacterium genomic window:
- a CDS encoding helix-hairpin-helix domain-containing protein: protein MMTRCRIYCAKFLCIVLFTLGLGTAAKAESSPTNSPTPGAVAEHPIINLNTATREELMLLPGIGIKKAEAIVVLRQKRKKFQRVQEILAVRGIGRKTLKRLAPWLTLTGETSSNKGRSASSAKETN from the coding sequence ATGATGACAAGATGTCGTATCTATTGTGCCAAGTTCTTGTGTATTGTTTTGTTCACGCTGGGGTTGGGAACCGCCGCAAAGGCCGAAAGTTCTCCCACAAACTCCCCGACGCCTGGTGCCGTGGCCGAGCACCCGATCATTAACCTGAACACTGCCACGCGCGAGGAGCTCATGCTTCTGCCTGGGATAGGTATCAAAAAAGCCGAGGCGATCGTGGTACTCCGGCAGAAGCGCAAAAAGTTTCAACGGGTGCAAGAAATCTTGGCGGTCCGTGGCATCGGTCGAAAGACGCTCAAAAGGCTCGCGCCATGGCTGACGCTCACAGGCGAGACGTCATCTAACAAGGGCCGCTCCGCCTCTAGCGCAAAAGAGACGAACTAG